A DNA window from Litorivicinus lipolyticus contains the following coding sequences:
- the flgN gene encoding flagellar export chaperone FlgN, whose protein sequence is MNAAVQRYLALLGEMTRSAQSLEKILLIERDDMAAQSAASVKTNLTEKVQALKTLETNIELRRELLTDAGLTPDADGHRQLLGSLTAELAEQLERGAADAEAAIERCQNLNQGNAQVLQRLKQKADAIKTVISGGEGQRLYGAKGKTSASGGGRALGEA, encoded by the coding sequence ATGAATGCAGCGGTACAGCGATACCTCGCCCTGTTGGGTGAAATGACCCGTAGCGCGCAATCGCTCGAAAAGATCCTGCTGATCGAGCGCGATGACATGGCGGCGCAAAGTGCCGCCTCAGTCAAGACCAACTTGACCGAAAAAGTCCAAGCACTGAAAACCCTTGAAACGAACATTGAACTGCGCCGTGAGTTATTGACGGATGCGGGTTTGACGCCCGACGCCGACGGACATCGTCAGTTGCTGGGCAGCCTAACGGCCGAGTTGGCCGAGCAACTAGAGCGCGGTGCCGCGGACGCTGAAGCGGCCATTGAGCGCTGTCAAAATCTAAACCAGGGCAACGCCCAAGTGCTGCAACGTCTGAAGCAAAAAGCCGATGCGATTAAAACGGTGATTTCCGGCGGCGAAGGCCAACGTTTGTATGGCGCCAAAGGCAAGACGTCCGCCAGTGGCGGTGGACGCGCACTGGGTGAAGCCTAA
- the flgM gene encoding flagellar biosynthesis anti-sigma factor FlgM: MAVDINGIGGRPQQTNTQAADKQQPASVSAQPAQVAPLAAPQSNDSVTLSSEAQKMQAVQERAAATSEVDQARVDAIRASIANGSFTVDANKVASAMLGLNGG; the protein is encoded by the coding sequence ATGGCAGTCGATATTAATGGCATTGGGGGTCGCCCCCAGCAGACAAACACGCAGGCCGCTGACAAACAGCAGCCGGCTAGTGTTTCGGCGCAACCGGCACAGGTTGCTCCGCTGGCGGCACCGCAATCAAACGATTCAGTTACGCTGAGCAGCGAAGCCCAGAAAATGCAGGCAGTGCAGGAACGGGCCGCGGCGACCAGTGAGGTTGATCAGGCGCGTGTGGATGCGATTCGTGCATCCATCGCCAATGGCAGCTTCACCGTGGACGCCAATAAAGTTGCATCGGCCATGCTGGGCTTAAACGGCGGATAG
- the flgA gene encoding flagellar basal body P-ring formation chaperone FlgA, protein MKRMLSVVLLVLAHPAQADLNQWLQRQAEEFLKVEIGGDRLEVMVRPLDSRVKLPDCNEAWDFSLKAKSRGSAMVKATCGVTQVHLSATYSKSIDVVVAARGLNRGDIVGARDLRLETVLERELRGSWHTDFDGLLGQQVKRNIREGQPVIGRMVELPTLVNRGDTVKLQAGSQGIQITVMGTALSDAVQGEQVSVKNLASGRTVRGFVLAQGIVQMP, encoded by the coding sequence ATGAAACGCATGTTGAGCGTTGTATTGCTAGTGCTTGCGCATCCCGCTCAAGCAGACTTGAACCAATGGTTACAACGGCAGGCCGAGGAATTTCTAAAGGTCGAGATCGGCGGTGATCGCTTAGAGGTCATGGTTCGACCGCTGGACAGTCGGGTCAAACTGCCCGACTGCAACGAGGCTTGGGACTTTTCGTTAAAGGCCAAAAGCCGTGGCAGCGCCATGGTCAAAGCCACCTGTGGGGTCACCCAAGTCCACCTATCGGCGACCTATTCCAAGTCAATTGATGTGGTGGTCGCGGCCCGTGGCCTGAATCGGGGTGACATCGTCGGCGCCCGCGACCTGCGCCTTGAAACGGTGCTGGAACGCGAGCTGCGGGGATCGTGGCACACCGATTTCGACGGCTTACTAGGCCAGCAGGTCAAGCGCAACATTCGTGAGGGTCAGCCCGTCATTGGCCGCATGGTCGAACTGCCCACCTTGGTTAACCGCGGGGACACGGTAAAGCTTCAGGCCGGTAGCCAAGGCATTCAGATCACGGTGATGGGAACCGCCCTCAGTGACGCCGTTCAAGGCGAGCAAGTCAGTGTTAAAAACTTGGCCAGCGGACGCACGGTGCGTGGTTTCGTGCTAGCCCAAGGCATCGTTCAGATGCCGTAA
- a CDS encoding chemotaxis protein CheV has product MSGLFERVDAKTDYVGQNRVELLLFRLADEQVYGINVFKVKEVLRCPKLATIPNGSPRLKGIAHLRGEAIPVIDMAAATGFGELQDIEERYIIITEYNSQVQGFLVHSVERIINTTWDKIKAPDAVLAKDSYLTAMTEDNGRLVEIIDVERILSELDYGGAEVSETLVQEALRANVGGNRVLIVDDSLVARKQIQRALESLGIETTMLTNGQEALDLLKKMVAAGRRPADHYLMIVTDIEMPILDGYTLTAEIKSDPMIQDLYVLMHSSLSGAFNEAMALKVGADKLVAKFKPDSLAEAVMDQIALRS; this is encoded by the coding sequence ATGTCAGGGTTGTTTGAGCGAGTTGACGCTAAAACCGATTACGTGGGTCAAAACCGAGTGGAGCTGCTGTTGTTTCGGCTGGCGGACGAGCAGGTGTATGGCATTAACGTGTTTAAGGTCAAAGAGGTCTTGCGTTGCCCCAAGTTGGCGACCATTCCCAACGGCAGCCCACGCCTGAAAGGCATTGCGCACCTGCGTGGGGAGGCTATTCCGGTTATCGATATGGCTGCGGCGACCGGCTTTGGCGAGCTTCAGGACATCGAAGAGCGCTACATCATTATCACCGAGTACAACTCGCAGGTTCAGGGTTTCCTGGTCCATAGCGTCGAGCGCATCATCAACACCACCTGGGACAAGATCAAAGCTCCGGACGCCGTTTTGGCCAAGGACAGTTATTTGACGGCAATGACCGAAGATAACGGCCGGTTGGTCGAAATCATCGATGTCGAACGGATTCTAAGCGAGTTGGACTACGGCGGTGCTGAGGTCAGCGAAACCTTGGTCCAGGAAGCGTTGCGCGCCAATGTCGGCGGTAATCGCGTGTTGATCGTCGACGATTCACTGGTCGCACGTAAGCAAATACAGCGAGCGCTGGAAAGCCTAGGCATCGAAACGACCATGCTGACCAACGGCCAGGAAGCGCTGGATCTATTAAAGAAGATGGTCGCGGCGGGGCGACGCCCGGCGGATCACTACCTGATGATCGTGACGGATATCGAAATGCCGATCCTAGACGGCTATACACTGACCGCCGAAATCAAATCCGATCCAATGATCCAGGATCTGTATGTATTAATGCACTCGTCCTTGTCCGGCGCGTTCAACGAAGCCATGGCGCTCAAAGTCGGCGCCGACAAATTGGTCGCCAAGTTCAAGCCCGACAGCCTGGCCGAAGCCGTCATGGACCAGATCGCACTGCGCTCGTAG
- the flgB gene encoding flagellar basal body rod protein FlgB produces MAISFDSALGNQVAGLQLRVKRSELLSNNIANAETPGYRAVDFDFAKVYDRTRATPSGAVTGASNGRHLSLGLGADGLVRSDDVEFRDSKFGSLDGNKVSMEQERARFMENQIRMNATNMFLSKRFSSLQKALRGVNG; encoded by the coding sequence ATGGCAATTTCATTCGACAGTGCGTTAGGAAATCAGGTCGCCGGCTTGCAGTTGCGAGTCAAGCGCAGCGAGCTGCTGTCTAACAACATCGCCAACGCCGAGACCCCGGGCTACCGAGCGGTCGACTTCGACTTCGCCAAGGTTTACGACCGCACCCGGGCCACGCCCAGCGGGGCAGTCACAGGCGCCAGTAACGGTCGCCACCTGTCCCTAGGGCTGGGTGCGGACGGGCTGGTGCGCTCCGATGACGTTGAGTTTCGTGACAGCAAATTTGGCTCTCTCGATGGCAACAAAGTCAGCATGGAGCAAGAGCGCGCACGGTTTATGGAAAACCAGATCCGCATGAACGCGACCAACATGTTTTTAAGTAAACGATTCAGCAGCCTGCAAAAAGCGCTGCGGGGAGTTAACGGCTAA
- the flgC gene encoding flagellar basal body rod protein FlgC, which translates to MSIERLMMTAASAMEANKVRMSTTASNLANAETLASNPDDVYKAKKPVFETLRAEQVAIMGGQMPTGATAGVQLKAIVESNEPAIRRFDPGHPLADGDGYVFAPNVNVMTEMADMIAASRAYQANVEVMKDARELSQQLLRMGQN; encoded by the coding sequence ATGAGTATTGAACGCTTGATGATGACGGCGGCGTCGGCCATGGAGGCCAACAAGGTCCGGATGTCGACGACCGCGTCCAACCTGGCCAATGCCGAGACTTTGGCAAGTAACCCGGACGACGTTTACAAGGCCAAGAAACCGGTCTTTGAAACCCTGCGCGCCGAACAAGTGGCAATCATGGGGGGCCAGATGCCGACCGGCGCCACCGCCGGCGTTCAACTCAAAGCAATCGTCGAAAGTAACGAACCGGCCATCCGCCGCTTCGACCCCGGTCATCCGCTGGCTGACGGTGACGGTTATGTGTTTGCACCGAACGTCAACGTGATGACCGAAATGGCCGACATGATTGCAGCATCGCGGGCCTACCAAGCCAACGTCGAAGTGATGAAAGACGCACGTGAATTATCGCAGCAGCTGCTGCGCATGGGACAAAACTAA
- a CDS encoding flagellar hook assembly protein FlgD: MTNSIGGSNDINYLQSQLTSTRTEASQNQLDQDAFMQLLIAQMKNQDPTAPIDANEQLVQLAQFSQVEGLDKINAKMEELVSAQSSAQALQASSLVGRTVTVETSAFDYRGGQMNAQVDLPSSTGNLEIQVLDQIGREVDRISLGQESAGTINFNWSGDSRGAHRFVALATEATGDTYAVPVYLNANVNSVSLSGNSTTLNLNSVGPVALADVRAITESTQENNDVN, translated from the coding sequence ATGACCAATTCTATCGGCGGCAGCAATGACATCAATTATCTGCAAAGTCAGCTAACCAGTACCCGCACCGAAGCGTCCCAGAACCAGTTGGATCAAGACGCCTTTATGCAGCTGCTGATTGCGCAAATGAAGAACCAGGACCCGACCGCGCCGATCGATGCCAACGAGCAGCTGGTGCAATTGGCCCAATTTAGTCAGGTCGAAGGGCTGGATAAAATCAACGCCAAGATGGAAGAGCTGGTATCGGCGCAATCGTCGGCCCAAGCGCTGCAGGCATCGAGCCTAGTTGGGCGAACGGTGACCGTTGAAACCAGTGCCTTTGACTACCGCGGCGGCCAGATGAACGCCCAGGTAGACCTGCCCAGCTCGACCGGCAACTTGGAAATCCAGGTCCTGGACCAGATCGGGCGCGAAGTCGACCGCATCAGTTTGGGCCAGGAGTCCGCCGGCACGATTAACTTTAATTGGTCCGGTGACAGCCGCGGCGCCCACCGATTTGTCGCCTTGGCGACCGAAGCCACCGGGGACACCTACGCGGTGCCGGTGTACCTGAATGCGAACGTTAACTCGGTCAGCTTGTCGGGCAATTCCACCACCTTGAACTTAAACAGCGTAGGACCCGTGGCCTTAGCCGACGTCCGCGCCATTACCGAATCCACCCAGGAGAACAACGATGTCAATTAA